A genomic segment from Actinomadura hallensis encodes:
- a CDS encoding cob(I)yrinic acid a,c-diamide adenosyltransferase: MAKNRDKPVVLSRIYTRTGDDGTTALGDGSRTRKTDPRLAAYADVEEANAAIGAAIALGGLPENVVTLLTRVQNDLFDVGADLCAPVVPDPQYPPLRVEPSYIERLEAACDEHNETLQPLRSFILPGGTPGAALLHVARTVARRAERSAWAAVEAHGAAADGDPDAAEGGVNPLTAKYLNRLSDLLFILCRVANAERGDVLWKPGGER; this comes from the coding sequence ATGGCGAAGAACAGGGACAAGCCCGTCGTGCTCTCGCGGATCTATACCCGGACGGGCGACGACGGCACGACCGCGCTGGGCGACGGGTCCCGCACCCGCAAGACCGACCCGCGGCTCGCCGCCTACGCCGACGTGGAGGAGGCCAACGCCGCCATCGGCGCCGCGATCGCGCTCGGCGGCCTGCCCGAGAACGTCGTGACGCTGCTGACCCGGGTGCAGAACGACCTGTTCGACGTGGGCGCCGACCTGTGCGCCCCCGTCGTCCCCGACCCGCAGTACCCGCCGCTGCGCGTCGAGCCGTCCTACATCGAGCGCCTCGAGGCCGCCTGCGACGAGCACAACGAGACGCTCCAGCCGCTGCGCAGCTTCATCCTGCCGGGCGGGACGCCGGGGGCGGCGCTGCTGCACGTCGCGCGGACCGTGGCGCGGCGCGCCGAACGCTCCGCGTGGGCGGCCGTCGAGGCGCACGGCGCCGCCGCCGACGGCGACCCCGACGCGGCCGAGGGCGGCGTCAACCCGCTGACCGCGAAGTACCTGAACCGGCTGTCCGACCTGCTGTTCATCCTGTGCCGCGTCGCCAACGCCGAACGCGGCGACGTCCTCTGGAAGCCCGGCGGGGAACGCTAG
- a CDS encoding DUF4097 family beta strand repeat-containing protein yields the protein MRTLTATAVLAAAATALTGCGNVSFGTEEETRSYTAPASVTALKINGRGGQVEVATSGTSVIKVRERLRWSNDKNKPKVRHVTDNDTLTLSSECATVTLGGAVCGVSYRVEVPRDMPVSIDSRDGRIVASGLGGKVKLHSANGSIRLDDVRATSLDLSSSDGSIRVSGRAAAASLSSANGSIRARLTGDRLTARSRDGSLRLSGSVKTADLDTAHGAVHATGLTAERLTARSRDGGITLGFASPPMNVRAETAHGSIRLALPPGGEGYDIDATARNGRERIDPLLRRDSASPRQITLDTVDGGISVDAADQRTW from the coding sequence GTGAGGACCCTGACGGCGACGGCCGTGCTGGCGGCCGCGGCGACGGCCCTGACCGGCTGCGGGAACGTGAGCTTCGGCACCGAGGAGGAGACCCGCTCCTACACCGCGCCCGCGAGCGTCACCGCCCTGAAGATCAACGGGCGGGGCGGCCAGGTCGAGGTGGCCACGTCCGGCACCTCCGTCATCAAGGTCCGCGAGCGGCTGCGCTGGTCCAACGACAAGAACAAGCCGAAGGTCAGGCACGTCACCGACAACGACACGCTCACCCTGTCGTCCGAGTGCGCCACCGTGACGCTCGGCGGGGCGGTGTGCGGGGTCTCCTACCGCGTCGAGGTCCCGCGCGACATGCCCGTCTCGATCGACAGCCGGGACGGGCGGATCGTCGCGTCCGGCCTCGGCGGGAAGGTGAAGCTGCACAGCGCCAACGGCTCGATCAGGCTCGACGACGTGCGCGCCACCTCGCTGGACCTCTCCTCCAGTGACGGGTCCATCCGCGTCTCCGGGCGGGCCGCGGCCGCCAGCCTCAGCTCCGCCAACGGCTCGATCAGGGCCAGGCTGACGGGCGACCGGCTGACGGCCCGCTCCAGAGACGGGAGCCTCCGCCTCAGCGGCAGCGTCAAGACCGCCGACCTGGACACCGCGCACGGCGCCGTCCACGCCACCGGGCTCACCGCCGAGCGCCTCACCGCCAGGTCGAGGGACGGCGGCATCACGCTGGGCTTCGCCTCACCGCCGATGAACGTGCGAGCCGAGACCGCGCACGGCTCCATCCGGCTCGCGCTCCCGCCCGGCGGCGAGGGCTACGACATCGACGCGACCGCGCGCAACGGCCGCGAGCGCATCGACCCGCTCCTGCGGCGCGACTCCGCGTCGCCGCGTCAGATCACGCTCGACACGGTGGACGGCGGCATCAGCGTCGACGCGGCCGATCAGCGCACCTGGTAG
- a CDS encoding M20/M25/M40 family metallo-hydrolase: MRKKLLTGAAVALPAAFLPAAFLTSAPPAAGAAPGSPDLAELVTLKDLEAHLEAFEEIADYNGGHRATGGPGYGVSVKYVVGRLREAGLTTRVQNFSYPYWREKSDPVLARTAPSKKNYRPGKDFATFAYSGSGDVTAPVRAVDVPAKGDGTSGCEKRDFTGFKKGSIALVQRGTCTFQTKAARARAAGASAVVIYNKPGEKGPIDGTVSEPVEIPVVGTTRELGVELVKAAKKGGLKLRVKTAAVHGKRRSSNVIADTKLGREDNVVLLGAHLDSVEDGPGINDNATGAAALLAIAGKINELGREGVRNRVRFAFWGAEEEGLRGSSHYVESLSDEERGSIALNLNFDMLGSRNGTRGVHDGDHSSRSGMRAPAGSGAIEKMFRDYFASRKLATTEAEFNGRSDYGPFIEAGIPAGGMETGADGVKTAAEAKAFGGRAGKVYDPCYHAECDRLKNVHLRFMKTNVDGIAHVTQRLARSTVAVNGGARVRPVRDPSYRPVWRGPYQVR, from the coding sequence GTGCGCAAGAAGCTGCTCACCGGCGCCGCCGTGGCGCTGCCCGCCGCGTTTCTGCCGGCGGCCTTCCTCACCTCGGCGCCGCCGGCCGCGGGCGCCGCGCCCGGAAGCCCCGACCTGGCCGAACTGGTGACGCTGAAGGACCTCGAGGCGCATCTGGAGGCGTTCGAGGAGATCGCCGACTACAACGGCGGTCACCGCGCCACCGGCGGCCCCGGCTACGGCGTCTCGGTGAAGTACGTCGTGGGGCGGCTGCGGGAGGCGGGCCTCACGACCAGGGTCCAGAACTTCAGCTACCCGTACTGGCGGGAGAAGTCGGACCCGGTGCTCGCTCGGACCGCGCCGTCCAAGAAGAACTACAGGCCGGGGAAGGACTTCGCCACCTTCGCCTACTCCGGTTCCGGCGACGTGACCGCGCCCGTCCGGGCCGTCGACGTCCCGGCCAAGGGCGACGGCACGAGCGGCTGCGAGAAGCGGGACTTCACGGGCTTCAAGAAGGGGTCGATCGCGCTGGTGCAGCGCGGTACCTGCACGTTCCAGACGAAGGCCGCCCGGGCGCGGGCCGCGGGCGCGTCCGCCGTGGTGATCTACAACAAGCCGGGGGAGAAGGGGCCGATCGACGGGACCGTCAGCGAGCCGGTCGAGATCCCCGTCGTCGGGACCACGCGCGAGCTGGGCGTGGAGCTGGTGAAGGCCGCGAAGAAGGGCGGCCTCAAGCTGCGCGTGAAGACCGCGGCCGTCCACGGGAAGCGGCGGTCGTCCAACGTCATCGCCGACACCAAGCTGGGGCGCGAGGACAACGTGGTGCTGCTCGGCGCCCACCTGGACAGCGTCGAGGACGGGCCGGGGATCAACGACAACGCGACGGGCGCCGCGGCGCTGCTCGCGATCGCCGGCAAGATCAACGAACTCGGCCGGGAGGGGGTGCGCAACCGGGTGCGGTTCGCCTTCTGGGGCGCCGAGGAGGAGGGCCTGCGGGGGTCCTCGCACTACGTGGAGTCGCTGTCGGACGAGGAGCGCGGCTCCATCGCCCTGAACCTCAACTTCGACATGCTGGGCTCCCGCAACGGCACCCGCGGCGTCCACGACGGGGACCACTCCTCCCGGAGCGGAATGCGGGCGCCCGCCGGGTCCGGCGCGATCGAGAAGATGTTCCGGGACTACTTCGCGAGCCGCAAGCTCGCGACGACCGAGGCCGAGTTCAACGGGCGGTCCGACTACGGCCCGTTCATCGAGGCCGGCATCCCGGCCGGCGGGATGGAGACCGGCGCCGACGGCGTGAAGACCGCCGCGGAGGCCAAGGCGTTCGGCGGCAGGGCCGGCAAGGTGTACGACCCGTGCTACCACGCGGAGTGCGACCGGCTGAAGAACGTGCACCTCCGGTTCATGAAGACCAACGTCGACGGCATCGCGCACGTCACCCAGCGGCTGGCCCGCTCGACCGTGGCGGTCAACGGCGGCGCGCGGGTCCGGCCCGTCCGCGACCCGTCGTACCGGCCGGTCTGGCGGGGCCCCTACCAGGTGCGCTGA
- a CDS encoding DUF2550 domain-containing protein, whose protein sequence is MGEHLALDVGGVLAALVLVAALLYACMAVRRRLFARGGGAVECSLRELRPEGGAPGAWRLGIGRYKGDALHWHRVFGFRRRPRQVIHRRGLVVSNRRRPDPDEADGLLPDVSIIEVRDGDLTVELAMGAAAMTGFLAWLEAAPPGFPVDVRSHPPD, encoded by the coding sequence TTGGGCGAGCACCTGGCACTGGATGTGGGCGGGGTGCTCGCCGCGCTCGTTCTCGTGGCGGCCCTGTTGTACGCCTGCATGGCGGTGCGCCGCCGGTTGTTCGCGCGGGGCGGCGGCGCCGTGGAGTGCAGCCTGCGGGAGTTGCGCCCGGAGGGCGGCGCCCCGGGGGCGTGGCGCCTGGGCATCGGCCGCTACAAGGGCGACGCCCTGCACTGGCACCGCGTGTTCGGTTTCCGCAGGAGGCCCCGGCAGGTGATTCACCGCCGGGGCCTCGTCGTGTCCAACCGGCGCCGCCCGGATCCGGACGAGGCGGACGGGCTGCTGCCGGACGTGAGCATCATCGAGGTCAGGGACGGCGACCTGACGGTGGAGCTGGCGATGGGCGCCGCGGCGATGACCGGTTTCCTGGCCTGGCTGGAGGCGGCCCCGCCGGGTTTTCCCGTCGACGTGCGTTCGCACCCGCCGGACTGA
- a CDS encoding F0F1 ATP synthase subunit epsilon, which translates to MANLRVGLVSPEREVWSGEAKTVVAQTTEGALGILPGHAPVLGVLLDGSVVKIEPADGGEPIVAMVGSGFFSVADNEVSVLAEQAELGEEVDVQAAKRALEEALEAESTDATPERRARARLRAAGVEA; encoded by the coding sequence GTGGCAAACCTGAGAGTCGGGCTGGTGTCGCCCGAGCGCGAGGTCTGGTCCGGCGAGGCCAAGACGGTGGTCGCGCAGACCACCGAGGGCGCGCTCGGCATCCTGCCGGGCCACGCCCCGGTGCTGGGGGTCCTCCTCGACGGCAGCGTGGTGAAGATCGAGCCGGCCGACGGCGGCGAGCCGATCGTCGCGATGGTCGGCAGCGGCTTCTTCTCCGTCGCCGACAACGAGGTGTCGGTGCTGGCGGAGCAGGCCGAGCTGGGCGAGGAGGTCGACGTCCAGGCGGCCAAGCGGGCGCTGGAGGAGGCGCTCGAGGCCGAGAGCACCGACGCGACGCCGGAACGACGGGCCCGGGCGCGGCTGCGCGCGGCGGGCGTCGAGGCGTAG
- the atpD gene encoding F0F1 ATP synthase subunit beta: MTAQVETATATGRVARVIGPVVDVEFPADAIPDIYNALNAEISIGGEEKTLTFEVAQHLGDNMVRAISMQPTDGLVRGAPVVDTGRAIAVPVGDITKGHVWNALGDTLDVPAGSLEINERWEIHRSAPAFDQLESKTEMLETGIKVIDLLCPYVKGGKIGLFGGAGVGKTVLIQEMIRRVARNFGGTSVFAGVGERTREGNDLWVEMAEADVLKDTAMVFGQMDEPPGTRLRVALSALTMAEYFRDVQNQDVLLFIDNIFRFTQAGSEVSTLLGRMPSAVGYQPTLADEMGVLQERITSTRGHSITSMQAIYVPADDITDPAPHTTFAHLDATTTLSRSISEKGIFPAVDPLDSTSRIMDPQVIGQEHYEVAQEVIRILQKYKELQDIIAILGIDELSEEDKVTVQRARRIERFLSHPMYVAEQFTGQPGVTVPKDETIASFKALAEGKYDHLPEQAFYMCGGIEDVEKKAKELEK; the protein is encoded by the coding sequence ATGACTGCTCAGGTAGAGACGGCGACCGCGACCGGGCGCGTCGCCCGTGTCATCGGTCCGGTCGTCGACGTGGAGTTCCCCGCCGACGCCATCCCGGACATCTACAACGCCCTCAACGCGGAGATCTCGATCGGCGGCGAGGAGAAGACCCTGACGTTCGAGGTCGCCCAGCACCTGGGCGACAACATGGTCAGGGCCATCTCGATGCAGCCGACGGACGGTCTCGTCCGCGGGGCGCCGGTCGTCGACACCGGCCGTGCCATCGCGGTCCCGGTCGGCGACATCACCAAGGGCCACGTGTGGAACGCCCTCGGCGACACGCTGGACGTGCCGGCCGGCTCGCTGGAGATCAACGAGCGCTGGGAGATCCACCGCAGCGCCCCCGCCTTCGACCAGCTGGAGTCGAAGACCGAGATGCTGGAGACCGGCATCAAGGTCATCGACCTGCTGTGCCCGTACGTCAAGGGCGGCAAGATCGGCCTGTTCGGCGGCGCGGGCGTGGGCAAGACGGTGCTCATCCAGGAGATGATCCGCCGCGTCGCCCGCAACTTCGGCGGCACCTCGGTGTTCGCCGGCGTCGGCGAGCGCACCCGCGAGGGCAACGACCTGTGGGTGGAGATGGCCGAGGCGGACGTCCTCAAGGACACGGCGATGGTGTTCGGCCAGATGGACGAGCCGCCGGGCACCCGGCTCCGTGTCGCGCTGTCCGCGCTGACGATGGCGGAGTACTTCCGCGACGTCCAGAACCAGGACGTGCTGCTGTTCATCGACAACATCTTCCGGTTCACCCAGGCCGGTTCGGAGGTGTCCACGCTGCTCGGGCGCATGCCCTCCGCGGTGGGGTACCAGCCGACGCTGGCGGACGAGATGGGCGTGCTGCAGGAGCGGATCACCTCGACGCGCGGTCACTCGATCACCTCGATGCAGGCGATCTACGTGCCCGCCGACGACATCACCGACCCGGCGCCGCACACCACGTTCGCGCACCTGGACGCGACCACGACGCTGTCGCGGAGCATCTCCGAGAAGGGGATCTTCCCGGCGGTCGACCCGCTCGACTCCACCTCGCGGATCATGGACCCGCAGGTCATCGGGCAGGAGCACTACGAGGTCGCCCAGGAAGTGATCCGGATCCTGCAGAAGTACAAGGAGCTGCAGGACATCATCGCGATCCTCGGCATCGACGAGCTGTCCGAGGAGGACAAGGTCACCGTCCAGCGGGCGCGGCGCATCGAGCGCTTCCTGTCGCACCCGATGTACGTGGCCGAGCAGTTCACCGGCCAGCCCGGTGTGACGGTGCCGAAGGACGAGACGATCGCCTCGTTCAAGGCGCTGGCCGAGGGCAAGTACGACCACCTGCCCGAGCAGGCGTTCTACATGTGCGGTGGCATCGAGGACGTCGAGAAGAAGGCCAAGGAGCTGGAGAAGTAG
- a CDS encoding F0F1 ATP synthase subunit gamma codes for MAAQLRQLRQRIRSVKSTAKITRAQEMIATSRIVKAQQAVAASKPYADQITQALSALVSHNVGIDHPLLQEQPADNRSAVLIITSDRGFCGAYNANVIREAESLIKALREEGREPVPYVVGNKGITWYRFRDRELAQTWHGFSDRPTFDKAEEIGRRLTEDFLKTDAEGGVGEIHVVYTEFVSMLTQQVRVTRLMPLEIEEVESSRIPPAYEFEPSAPAALDLLLPNYVESRIFHMLLQSAAAFHAAVRRAMKSATDNANELLEVYTRQMNQARQAAITQEISEIVGGADALAESGGE; via the coding sequence ATGGCCGCACAGCTTCGTCAACTCCGGCAGCGGATCAGGTCGGTCAAGTCGACCGCCAAGATCACGCGCGCCCAGGAGATGATCGCGACCTCGCGGATCGTCAAGGCTCAGCAGGCGGTCGCGGCGTCCAAGCCCTACGCCGACCAGATCACGCAGGCGCTGAGCGCGCTGGTGAGCCACAACGTCGGGATCGACCACCCGCTCCTGCAGGAGCAGCCGGCCGACAACCGCAGCGCGGTCCTGATCATCACCAGCGACCGCGGTTTCTGCGGCGCCTACAACGCCAACGTGATCCGCGAGGCCGAGTCCCTGATCAAGGCGCTGCGGGAGGAGGGCCGCGAGCCCGTCCCGTACGTCGTGGGGAACAAGGGCATCACCTGGTACCGGTTCCGCGACCGGGAGCTCGCGCAGACGTGGCACGGGTTCAGCGACAGGCCGACCTTCGACAAGGCGGAGGAGATCGGCCGGCGGCTGACCGAGGACTTCCTGAAGACCGACGCCGAGGGCGGCGTGGGCGAGATCCACGTGGTGTACACCGAGTTCGTCTCGATGCTCACCCAGCAGGTCCGGGTCACCCGGCTGATGCCGCTGGAGATCGAGGAGGTCGAGTCCTCCCGGATTCCGCCCGCGTACGAGTTCGAGCCGTCGGCTCCGGCCGCGCTCGACCTGCTGCTGCCCAACTATGTCGAGAGCCGCATCTTCCACATGCTGCTGCAGTCGGCCGCCGCGTTCCACGCGGCGGTCCGGCGGGCCATGAAGTCGGCGACCGACAACGCCAACGAACTGCTCGAGGTCTACACGCGCCAGATGAACCAGGCGCGGCAGGCCGCGATCACCCAGGAAATCAGCGAGATCGTCGGTGGCGCTGACGCGCTCGCCGAGTCTGGCGGGGAGTGA
- the atpA gene encoding F0F1 ATP synthase subunit alpha: MAELTIRPDEIRNALERFVQSYEPEAAAREEVGTVVDSGDGIAHIEGLPSAMANELIEFEDGTRGLALNLDVREIGVVILGDFSKIEEGQKARRTGEVLSVPVGDGYLGRVVDALGNPLDGKGPIETTERRALELQAPTVVQRQSVKEPLQTGIKAIDAMTPIGRGQRQLIIGDRQTGKTTVCVDTIINQKENWESGDPNKQVRCIYVAVGQKGSTIANVRRSLEEAGAMEYTTIVAAPASEPAGFKYIAPYTGSAIGQHWMYQGKHVLIVFDDLSKQAEAYRAVSLLLRRPPGREAYPGDVFYLHSRLLERCAKLSDDMGGGSLTGLPIIETKGNDVSAYIPTNVISITDGQCFLETDLFNQGVRPAINVGISVSRVGGDAQIKAMKKVAGTLRLALSQYRDLEAFAAFASDLDAASRAQLERGARLVELLKQPQGSPFPVELEVVSVWAGTSGELDDVPVGDIRRFEREFLDYLQREESGLLTSIRETGQLSDDGLATLKNAITEFKKGFQTSEGVVLGEEPVEPIADEDVKQETITRVKKD; encoded by the coding sequence ATGGCGGAGCTGACGATCCGTCCGGACGAGATCCGGAACGCGCTGGAGCGCTTCGTCCAGTCGTACGAGCCTGAGGCCGCCGCGCGCGAAGAGGTCGGCACCGTCGTCGATTCTGGCGACGGCATCGCCCACATCGAGGGCCTTCCCTCCGCGATGGCGAACGAGCTCATCGAGTTCGAGGACGGGACCCGTGGCCTGGCTCTGAACCTGGACGTGCGCGAGATCGGCGTCGTCATCCTGGGTGACTTCAGCAAGATCGAGGAGGGCCAGAAGGCCCGCCGGACCGGCGAGGTCCTCTCGGTCCCGGTCGGCGACGGCTATCTCGGCCGCGTCGTCGACGCGCTGGGGAACCCCCTGGACGGCAAGGGCCCGATCGAGACCACCGAGCGCCGCGCGCTCGAGCTGCAGGCGCCCACCGTCGTGCAGCGGCAGTCGGTCAAGGAGCCGCTGCAGACCGGCATCAAGGCCATCGACGCGATGACGCCGATCGGCCGGGGCCAGCGGCAGCTGATCATCGGTGACCGGCAGACGGGCAAGACGACCGTCTGCGTGGACACCATCATCAACCAGAAGGAGAACTGGGAGTCCGGCGACCCGAACAAGCAGGTCCGCTGCATCTACGTCGCGGTGGGGCAGAAGGGCTCCACGATCGCGAACGTGCGGCGGTCTCTGGAGGAGGCCGGCGCGATGGAGTACACCACCATCGTGGCGGCTCCCGCGTCGGAGCCCGCGGGCTTCAAGTACATCGCCCCCTACACCGGGTCCGCGATCGGGCAGCACTGGATGTACCAGGGCAAGCACGTCCTGATCGTCTTCGACGACCTGTCGAAGCAGGCGGAGGCGTACCGCGCGGTGTCGCTGCTGCTGCGCCGCCCGCCGGGCCGTGAGGCCTACCCCGGTGACGTCTTCTACCTGCACTCGCGGCTGCTGGAGCGCTGCGCGAAGCTCTCGGACGACATGGGCGGCGGCTCGCTGACGGGCCTGCCGATCATCGAGACCAAGGGCAACGACGTGTCGGCGTACATTCCGACGAACGTCATCTCCATCACCGACGGGCAGTGCTTCCTGGAGACGGACCTGTTCAACCAGGGCGTCCGGCCGGCGATCAACGTCGGCATCTCGGTGTCCCGGGTCGGCGGCGACGCGCAGATCAAGGCGATGAAGAAGGTCGCCGGTACGCTGCGTCTCGCGCTGTCGCAGTACCGCGACCTGGAGGCGTTCGCGGCGTTCGCGTCCGACCTGGACGCGGCGTCCCGCGCCCAGCTGGAGCGCGGCGCCCGCCTGGTCGAGCTGCTGAAGCAGCCGCAGGGCAGCCCGTTCCCGGTCGAGCTGGAGGTCGTGTCCGTGTGGGCGGGCACCTCCGGTGAGCTGGACGACGTGCCCGTCGGCGACATCCGCCGCTTCGAGCGCGAGTTCCTCGACTACCTGCAGCGGGAGGAGAGCGGCCTGCTGACCTCCATCCGGGAGACCGGCCAGCTCAGCGACGACGGCCTCGCCACCCTGAAGAACGCCATCACGGAGTTCAAGAAGGGCTTCCAGACCAGCGAGGGCGTCGTCCTCGGCGAGGAGCCCGTCGAGCCGATCGCGGACGAGGACGTCAAGCAGGAGACGATCACCCGCGTCAAGAAGGACTGA
- a CDS encoding F0F1 ATP synthase subunit delta: protein MTITGAVSRASLAEAKERLEAVIPTADLDRLGGDLFAVLHLIDREHGLRRAISDPARDGADKAQLVRVLLEGKVSPAALGLVSDVVRLRWSKPSELADAVETLAVTAEAARAEADGKIDDLEDELFRFSRVVEGEPQLRAALTGPALPDERKLGVIGALLEGKVTPSTMVLVTELVLRQRGRSLEAGLAEYGKLVAQRRERLVAVVRTPAELSEAQRTRLAAVLAAAYGHDVHLNIEIDPSTVGGLSIEIGDEVIDGTIAGRLDDVRRRLGAG from the coding sequence ATGACCATTACCGGAGCGGTGAGCAGGGCGTCGCTGGCGGAGGCGAAGGAGCGGCTGGAGGCCGTGATCCCGACCGCCGACCTGGACCGGCTCGGCGGCGACCTGTTCGCGGTGCTGCACCTGATCGACCGGGAGCACGGCCTGCGGCGGGCGATCTCCGACCCCGCCCGCGACGGCGCCGACAAGGCGCAGCTCGTCCGGGTGCTGCTGGAGGGGAAGGTGTCGCCGGCCGCCCTCGGGCTGGTCTCCGACGTCGTCCGGCTGCGCTGGTCCAAGCCGTCGGAGCTGGCGGACGCGGTGGAGACCCTCGCGGTCACCGCCGAGGCCGCCCGCGCCGAGGCGGACGGGAAGATCGACGACCTGGAGGACGAGCTGTTCCGGTTCTCCAGGGTGGTCGAGGGCGAACCGCAGCTGCGGGCCGCCCTCACCGGCCCGGCGCTGCCGGACGAGCGCAAGCTCGGGGTGATCGGCGCCCTCCTGGAGGGCAAGGTCACCCCGTCCACGATGGTGCTGGTCACCGAGCTGGTCCTGCGCCAGAGAGGACGTAGCCTGGAAGCCGGGCTCGCCGAGTACGGCAAGCTCGTCGCCCAGCGCCGCGAGCGGCTGGTCGCGGTGGTCCGCACTCCGGCCGAGCTGTCGGAGGCGCAGCGCACCCGGCTGGCCGCGGTGCTCGCCGCCGCCTACGGCCACGACGTACACCTGAACATCGAAATCGACCCCTCTACGGTCGGCGGGCTGTCGATCGAGATCGGGGACGAGGTCATCGACGGCACCATCGCCGGACGGCTGGACGACGTCCGCCGGCGGCTCGGCGCCGGCTGA
- a CDS encoding F0F1 ATP synthase subunit B, whose product MMTSAAANNPLLPHASELVVGSFAFAVVLILVGWKLVPQIRKTLEERTDAIEGGLQRAEKAQEEAQRVLEQYKAKEKDAAVEASNVRRKAEEQGAQIIAQAKEQAQAEARRIVESAKEQIEAERQQALQSLRAEIGALSVELAGRIVGESLEDSARQSRVVDRFLEELEERARTQEQITS is encoded by the coding sequence ATGATGACTTCGGCCGCAGCCAACAACCCGTTGCTGCCCCACGCCTCCGAGCTGGTCGTCGGCTCGTTCGCCTTCGCCGTTGTCCTGATCCTGGTCGGCTGGAAGCTGGTCCCGCAGATCCGCAAGACGCTGGAGGAGCGGACCGACGCCATCGAAGGCGGGCTGCAGCGGGCCGAGAAGGCGCAGGAAGAGGCCCAGAGGGTCCTCGAGCAGTACAAGGCGAAGGAGAAGGACGCCGCGGTCGAGGCGTCCAACGTGCGCCGCAAGGCCGAGGAGCAGGGGGCGCAGATCATCGCCCAGGCCAAGGAGCAGGCCCAGGCCGAGGCGCGCCGGATCGTCGAGAGCGCCAAGGAGCAGATCGAGGCGGAGCGGCAGCAGGCGCTGCAGTCGCTGCGCGCCGAGATCGGGGCCCTGTCGGTCGAGCTCGCCGGCCGCATCGTGGGCGAGTCCCTTGAGGACAGCGCACGGCAGAGCCGCGTCGTCGACCGGTTCCTCGAGGAGCTCGAGGAGCGCGCTCGCACGCAGGAGCAGATCACCTCATGA
- the atpE gene encoding ATP synthase F0 subunit C, giving the protein MNTLILAAENTISGNVGAIGYGLAALGPGIGVGIIFGQGVQAMARQPEMTNVIRQNMLLGFAVVEALALIGFVVPFVHS; this is encoded by the coding sequence ATGAACACCCTCATCCTCGCCGCCGAGAACACCATCTCCGGGAACGTCGGCGCCATCGGGTACGGTCTGGCCGCCCTCGGCCCCGGCATCGGCGTCGGGATCATCTTCGGCCAGGGCGTGCAGGCCATGGCGCGCCAGCCCGAGATGACCAACGTGATCCGGCAGAACATGCTGCTGGGCTTCGCGGTCGTCGAGGCGCTGGCCCTCATCGGTTTCGTGGTGCCGTTCGTGCACTCCTGA
- the atpB gene encoding F0F1 ATP synthase subunit A yields MELFDWGPLFPGGPAWLDWFTKPVLIVTLSVVIVCWFAYAAFAKPKMVPRGVQNIGEMAYLFVREQVARPALGSESDRWMPFLFSTFFFILVMNLMGVIPVMQLPGPSHIAFAIVLAAVVYVMMLFLGIKHQGFIGYFKNMMFPPGLPKPLYIILAPIELLSTIILRPFTHAVRLFANMFAGHILLAFFATVGYWFLIEKLTPMGFAVGVVGVLMTIIMTGFEMFIQALQAFIFAVLAASYIAGSLHAEH; encoded by the coding sequence GTGGAACTTTTCGACTGGGGTCCGCTGTTCCCCGGCGGCCCGGCATGGCTGGACTGGTTCACCAAGCCGGTCCTGATCGTGACCCTGTCCGTGGTCATCGTGTGCTGGTTCGCCTATGCGGCGTTCGCCAAGCCGAAGATGGTCCCGCGGGGCGTGCAGAACATCGGCGAGATGGCCTACCTCTTCGTGCGCGAGCAGGTGGCCCGCCCGGCGCTCGGCAGTGAGAGCGACCGGTGGATGCCCTTCCTGTTCAGCACGTTCTTCTTCATCCTCGTGATGAACCTGATGGGCGTCATTCCCGTGATGCAGCTGCCCGGCCCGTCGCACATCGCGTTCGCGATCGTGCTCGCCGCGGTGGTGTACGTGATGATGCTGTTCCTCGGGATCAAGCACCAGGGCTTCATCGGCTACTTCAAGAACATGATGTTCCCGCCCGGCCTGCCGAAGCCCCTGTACATCATCCTCGCGCCGATCGAACTGCTGTCGACGATCATTCTCCGGCCGTTCACGCACGCGGTGCGACTGTTCGCCAACATGTTCGCGGGCCACATTCTGCTGGCCTTCTTCGCGACGGTCGGCTACTGGTTCCTCATCGAGAAGCTGACCCCCATGGGGTTCGCCGTCGGCGTCGTCGGCGTGCTGATGACGATCATCATGACCGGCTTCGAGATGTTCATCCAGGCGCTGCAGGCGTTCATCTTCGCGGTGCTGGCGGCCAGCTACATCGCCGGTTCGCTGCACGCCGAGCACTGA
- a CDS encoding AtpZ/AtpI family protein gives MSGEGRPPDRHSDETDHRAFTGAVWSIPSYIISGMAVYGGVGWLLDRWLGTSALFPIGILVGLGLALYLIYHRYGR, from the coding sequence ATGAGCGGGGAGGGACGTCCGCCCGACCGGCACTCAGACGAAACCGACCACCGCGCGTTCACCGGAGCGGTCTGGTCCATTCCGAGCTACATCATCTCCGGAATGGCGGTGTACGGCGGAGTCGGATGGCTGCTGGACCGCTGGCTGGGCACCTCGGCGCTGTTCCCGATCGGCATCCTGGTCGGCCTCGGTCTCGCGCTCTACCTGATCTACCACCGCTACGGCCGCTGA